The window TCTGTCTAATAAACGGGCTTGTAAGCACCAAGATTAAGCGACCTCCCTCGCCAGCCGCAAGTCCATTATATCGCATATTGCTTATTTTCATCATCTGATGGTGCCGCGTCAGCGGCATGGATGTCTATTAAGAAAAATCGATCACACCTTTAAAGAAGCTTTTGCAGCCCTTCTTCCATGGAGACAGGATCTTGAATGGAGATGGTTGTCACTTCTCTGCTGATTTTCTTCACCAGTCCGGATAGCACATTGCCTGGACCAATCTCCACAAATGTATCAATACCAGCATCAATCATCCAACGGACACTGTCTTCCCATAACACCGGATGATAAACCTGTTGAACTAAGTTTGAGATGATTTGTCCAGTAGAGATCGCCGGTTTGGCATCTACATTAGATATGATCGGTGCAACAGGGTCCTTCCAGCTTAATTTCAACAAATGGCCTTCCAATTTTAGTGCGGCAGGCTTCATTAATGATGAATGAAAAGGTCCGCTCACAGATAATGGAATAACCCTTTTTGCTCCATTTTCTTTTAATAATGCTCCTGCCCTTTGCACACCTTCTGCAGTACCGGAAATGACGATTTGTCCCGGACAGTTCAGATTGGCTGCTTGCACAAGATATCCTTCATTTGTAACAGATTGGCATATTTTTTCCAAAGTCCCCCGATCCATTCCCAAAACAGCAGACATGGCTCCTTGTCCGGCAGGAACAGCTTCCTCCATGAAACGTCCCCTCATATGAACAATCTTGATTCCTTCCTCTACAGACAAAGCTCCTCCTGCGACAAGGGCAGAGTATTCGCCAAGGCTGTGTCCGGCAAAATAGGCCGGGGTAACCCCGCTGCGCTGAAATATACGATATAAGGCCATACTTGTCGTTAAAATCGCAGGTTGGGTATTTTCGGTTAAACGCAATTCTTCCTCGGGACCTTCAAAGCACAATTTTGATAATGAATATCCCAATACCTCATCGGCAATGGCGAAAACTTCCGCAGCTTCCTTATCCGCTTCAGCAATGGCTTTCCCCATTCCAACAACTTGTGAACCCTGTCCCGGAAAGATAAAGGCAATCTTCTTCATCATAGTCCCCCCCTGTAAACGGTGTCCTCCTTTTCCTACCGTCCCCATTTTAATACGCTGGAGCCCCAAGTCAATCCTCCGCCAAAGGCAACCAAAAGTAGAATATCTCCATCCTTGATTTTACCTTCCTGAAGGGCCTCATCCATTGCAATAGGAATAGTGGCAGATGACATGTTACCATATTTATCCAAATTCACCATCACTTTATCTTCAGATAACCCCAATCTTTTCGCTGCGTAGTCAATAATTCGTATATTGGCTTGATGGGGAACAAGCAAATCAATCTTTTCTTTTGTTAGTCCAGCTTTTTCCAACGCTGTTTCAGTGGCATTTTCCATGACCCGTACCGCAAATTTAAAAACCTCCTGTCCGTTCATGGAAACATAATGCATCTTCTGCTCCACCGTTTCTAGAGATGCCGGCAATCTTGACCCGCCTGCAGGCAACTTTAATGAATCTCTTCCGGTACCATCGGCTCCTAAATCAAAGGAGAGGAATCCTTTTCCCTCCTTAACAGGTCCCAAAACAGCGGCACCTGCCCCATCTCCGAAGAGCACACAAGTGTTTCGGTCTTCCCAATCGGTAATTTTGGATAAACATTCGACACCAACAACAAGGACGTGCTCATACATGCCATTCCTAATAAACTGGGTGGCTGTAGCTAACCCATAAATAAACCCGGAACAGGCCGCTGATAAATCAAAGGCTGCCGCCTTTTTAGCCCCCAACTTGGCTTGTATAATACAAGCGGTAGAGGGAAACAACATATCAGGAGTAACCGTGGCCACTATAATCAAATCTAAATCTTCGGCCGAAATCCCTGCGGACTTCAAAGCTTTTTCGCTGGCTTCTAAAGCTAAATCTGAAGAGGCTACGCTCTTTGAAGCAATCCTTCTTTCGCGTATTCCGGTCCGGGAAACGATCCACTCATCTGATGTATCCACCATTTTTTCCAAATCCAGATTGGTTAATATTTTCTCCGGGAGGGCTGAACCCAATCCCCAGATTCCCACTGAACGTTCCATCACGATTCACTCACACCCTTCACATGTTTGGTTATCTGACCCACCACATCATGGATAACAAATTGTCTGGCCTGACGAATGGCATTTTTAAATGCCCGTCCATCTGAGGACCCATGAGCCTTAATGACGACACCCTTAAGACCCAATAATGGCGCTCCTCCATGCTCCTTATAATCCATTTGCTGTTTGAAACGCCTGAGACCGGGTCTGAGGATTAGTGCAGCCAACTTCGACCAAGGGGTTTTCATAAATTCTTCCTTAAGGGTAGCAAAGATGGCTGAAGACACTCCCTCAGTTAACTTTAATACCACATTTCCAGTAAATCCGTCACACACCAGTATGTCACAGATCCCATAAGGAATGTCTCTAGCCTCCACATTACCGATAAAATGAAGATTAGATGTATTTGAAATCAATCCAAAAGCTTCCTTAACCAAACTATTTCCTTTCTTCTCCTCTGTTCCTACATTCAAAAGTCCCACTCGGGGATTTTTTATTCCTAGGACCTCCCTTGCATAAATTGTCCCCATCACGGCATACTGCTGAAGGTGGGAAGGTTTTGCATCCATATTGGCTCCAACATCAAGAACTAATGTTCCTCTGTTATCCATTGTAGGAAATACCGGTGCAAGGGCAGGTCTTTCAATTCCCTCAATACGACCGACATGAAGCAATCCCGATGCCATATAGGCACCTGTGTTTCCTGCCGAGATCACCGCATCAGCTTCTCCCTTTTTTACAAGATTAACCGCCACCACCATAGAGGAATCCTTTTTCCGACGAATTGCCTGAACCGGCTCTTCATCCATCCCAATGACTCCATCAGCAGGCTGGATGGTAACTTTATCCAACAAATAGTCAGGAACCAGCGGTTTTACCCTTTCAATTGGTCCTACCAAAATAATATGTATATCTTTCCACTCACAAAGAGCATCAATCGCCCCTTTGATCACTTCGTTTGGAGCGTGATCCCCTCCCATGGCATCAATCGCTATTTTCACTTTCTTTCACCTCTTCATTTCCTCCAGAATCCAAATTTGCACGGTGAATCATAAAGGTTGACGTAAATACTAACTCTTCTCGTACAAAGGTATCCACCTTTACCTTGCTTTTTTCACCTTCTATAGACTTTACTTCTGCTTTAGCCACCAATCGTTCCCCTAAACGAACAGGTCTGATAAACCGGATAGTGGCTGAAGCAGTTAGTGCCATTTCCTCATTGATAACGGCAACCGCCAATGAGTTCGCCTGGGCAAAAATATGATGGCCCCGGGCAATTCCGGTCCTGGAAAATACGTGTTCCTTCTTAATGTCCAAAATGGAAATGGCTCTTTCGTCTAACCTTAAGTCTATAATTTCTCCAATCACTTCTTCAAGAGGAAGGGACTTCACGAGGTCAAATTGCCTCTCGGCCACATGCTTTATTCTTTCCCTAAGTTCAGGAATCCCCAATTCCATGCGGTCCAAGCGAATCGTTTGAATACTAACGCGAAACAATTTGGATAATTCCTCATCTGTAATAAAAGGATTATCCTTCAACTGATCCAACAACTGCTGCTGCCTTTCCTTTTTTCTAAGTTTAACGATGGTGCCTCACCACCTAAATGACAAAATCAAATAAAACCTAAAATTAATACCTGGTTCTAATATTTAGTATAATAAATATATAAAAGAAAAACAAGAACCAAACGGCTCTTGTTTTTGGTAAAGTTATTTTTCTACTACCGTTTCACCCTTATAGGTTCCGCACTCTTTGCAAACACGATGTGCCAGTTTCCATTCACCGCAATGCGGGCATTTTACCATACCTGGTACAGAAAGTTTAAAATGAGTACGTCTTTTGTTACGGCGTGTTTTTGAAGTTCTTCTAAATGGTACTGCCATGGATCCCACCCCCTTAGCTGTAGTCTGAATAAACATTCCACCATCTTGTTATTTTACTTCTTTCTCATTAGAAAATAAAGCAGCTAATCCAGCCCATCTCGGATCTATCTTTTCCATCTTGCATTCACAGGACTCTAAATTTTTATTTTTACCGCACTGGGGACAAAGACCAAGACATTCTTCCTTACATATTGGAATGAATGGAAGAGATAATATAATCTTTTCCTCAATATAGGGAGAAAGCTCAATCCGGTCATCCTTCAGCTGGTGAACCTCGACCTCATCATCCCAATCCCCCCTTATCCCCTGGTGAAAGCTCTCGGAAAAAGGAAGGTGAAATAGAAAAGTGAATGGTGTGAGACAGCGAGAACAGGATAACTCAGCCTGTCCGGAAACCGTTCCTTTAATCATGATGATGTCAGCCTGCACGCCGGATTCCCCCTCAAAGAAGACAGGGGAGATCGAGATAATTTCCTTATTTGATTTAGCCAATCCGGATAAATCGAACTCTTCCTTAATGGAAAGAGGCTTTCCCTTTAATTGCAGTAATTGAGAAACAGTGATCATCGTATTCACCTCAAGGAAACAAAAGTTATTATACCCGGGAAAACCAAGGTTTGTCAACAAAAAACGCAGCTGATATAATAAGTGCAGTTAGAAAGCGGTGATTTGATGCGTACGGTAGGTCTAATTGTTGAATATAATCCCTTACATAACGGTCACGTATATCATTTCCAAGAATCTATGAAGTTAACCCAGGCGACCCATTCCGTAGCAGTGATGAGCGGGAATTTTCTGCAAAGGGGGGAACCCGCCATCGTCAACAAATGGGCAAGAACGGAAATGGCTTTATCGATCGGAATTGATCTCGTCCTTGAAATTCCCCTTCTTTTTGCAACCCAATCTGCCGAAATATTTGCCCATGGAGCCGTATCTATCCTTCACCATTCCAGGTGTGTGGATTCGTTATGTTTCGGCAGCGAAAGCGGGGAATTGGATTGGCTTCTGGAGGGGGCAAAAAAGATAGCCCAGGAATCCCAACGGTTTAAAAATAACTTAAAGGAATACCTTTCTCAAGGGTTCAGTTATCCAAAAGCTTATGGCACAGCTCTGCAATCAGAGCTGAAAGATTGGAAAATTCCCCTGGATCAACCCAATAATATCTTAGGCTTTCATTACCTTCTGGCGTTGGAAAGGTTAAAAAGCCCAATCGTTCCGATGACTATTCAACGAAAAAAATCAGGATATAATCAAAAGGAATTTACCGATCCATCCATTGCCAGCGCTACAGCTATCAGAAACCAAATTTTTTATCAACAAGGATTTCATTTGGAATCGATAGCACCCTACGTCCCGACAACTTCCTTAAACATCTTAGAAAGGGAATGGAAAAAAGGAAGGGGGCCTGTTTCCTGGGATGATTTTTATCACACTTTGACTCATTTGCTTTTGTCCAAAGATGAAACAGAACTCTCATCCATTATTCATATGGAACAGGGACTTCCGGAAAGAATAAAAAAACAATTGCTGATTAGCCCTGATTTTATATCTCTGATGAAACAGATCAAAACCAAAAGATACGCTTGGACAAGGCTCCAACGTCTGTTACTCCATACCCTGTTAAATATCACCCAGCAAAAAGCGGAACAATGTGAAATGAATGTAGGCCCGGCCTATATCCGGGTTCTTGGGTTCTCACAAAAGGGACAAGAATTATTGGCCAAAATGAAAAAAAGAGCCTCACTTCCAATCATCAGCAGAATATCAAAGGCAAAACATCCAATGCTCCAATTGGATGTTTTGGGCTCTCAAATTTACAGTTTGGGTTACAAAGCTTCCGGGCATTCAGGTTTGCGAATGGAATATGAGCAACCGCCCATTCAACTGAAACATTAAGAACACTTCAGTAAATGTGGAACTAGAGATACGCAAGGACGCTTCAAGTCAAAAGCACGTGGACTTTAAACACATTTGGGCAATACAAAATGCTTACTTTTTTTCCTCAAGTTGATACAAATACGACAGCGCATCATCAATATTTTTTACGGGAACAATCTTCATTGTTGTTCCTATTTTTTTCGCTTGTTCCAATGCTTCGGAGTAATTGGAGTCTTCCCCCATATTATCGTTTGGGGCAAAGAAAATTTCAGCCCCTGCTTTATCGGCAGCCACCACCTTATGCTTAATTCCCCCAATGGGACCTACATCCCCCTTTTCATCAATCGTTCCTGTTCCGGCAATCACATAGTTTTTGGTTAAGTTGATGGGGGTCAGTTGATTTAAGATTTCCAATGCAAACATTAATCCGGCTGAAGGGCCTCCAATCTGTTCGGTATCAATGGTTACTTTTCTGGGTAAAATCACTTCTCGACTGGTTGCCGGCCCAATTCCAATCCCAGCTCTTTCATTATTCACATCCGATGGAAACGGGGCCAAGGCTATCGTTTCCTTATATTTTTTTCCACCCCTGATGAATTCAATGTTTACCTGATCGCCGGCTTTTTTACCCTTTAGCAGAGACAAAAGCTCATCACTATTTTTCACAGAAGAGCCATTAACCGAAGTGATCACATCCCCTATTTTCAATTTTTCAGCCGCAGGCATTTCTGGAATTATTTGTATAACTAGTGCTCCGTTATCCTTTATTGAAACAGGTAAGCCGGCCCGTTGAAAGGCAACAATCAGCGCCGAATCCTGGGAAAATTTCATGACCTGCAACTGCCTTTCAGAATACTGCTCAGGAGTTTCATGGGGATTTAATATGTACTTTTCAGGTATTAAATCATACTCGGGGATAAGATTTGCAACTAGAAAATAGGGAATATTAGTTTTTACCATGGATACCGTCGTCATCATAAATTTTCCCTTTTCATTGACATAACCGTTATCAACATTGATGATCGGTTTCAGATCAATGGCTGATCCGGGTTGGGTAATGTAATAGGGGAGTTGAATATAAAATAATGAGATAAATAATAAAGAAATGATTAAAAATACCCATTGCTTACGTTCGACCCTCATGTTTCTCTCCTTTCCACTGGTCTATTCTTTCCTTAATGGATTCAACCGTTTCAAGTGCGGCAACCTCACCTAACGATATAATCTCCTGAATATGGTTAAAATCGGTAGAACTATAGGATCCAACCTCAGGACGAATAAGGAAATCAGCATTTAATATATGAGTCCTAAATATTTCCATTCCCATGATATCGATGGTGCGGGATATCACATCAAAAATAGACTCTATCCCCATCTTTGCTTCACTGGGACCGACGTCAACCGCAATGACCAAATCTGCTCCCATGTCCTTGGCAACAGTAATGGGAACCCGATCAATCACTCCGCCGTCTACCAAAAGTCTTCCATCCACCCTTTCAGGCACAAAAATTCCGGGAATGGATATACTAGCCCTGACTGCACGTTCAATGGAACCTTTGTCAAAAATAACTCTCTCTCCATTTTCCAAGTCTGTGGCCACAACAGATATTGGAATGGATAAATCCTCTATATGTTTTCCATGGGTAAGCAAGCGTATCAATTCCTTTATTTTCTCTCCCTGAACAAACCCCATTTTAGGCACGGTAAGATCCAGCCAATGCTTTCTTTTTAGATGGACTGCTAATTTCTCCAACATCTTTAAGTCTAAATCATTGGCATATAAAACGGCAACTAAACTTCCAATACTGCTTCCGGCAATAAAATCAATGGGGATTTGGTGATCCAACAGCACCTTTAACACACCAATGTGTGCAAAACCCCTGGCTCCTCCAGCACCAAGGGCCAATCCGATTTTCGGTTTTACCGTCATTTGCACCCTCTCCTTATTTCATTCTATGTCATTCATTCCTCTAATAATGCTTGGTCTAAAATTGGACATCTTGACGTATGTATGAGGAAGAGAAGATTCCTACCAAATGGAGGTTTGCCATGCTCCAGAGAACTTATTTAAAAACCTTATTCTTTGCCGTAATCTCTTTTTTTCTCGTAATCTCTTTGATTATCTATCCTGAAGATGCTTTTTCCTCAGCCCTACGTGGGTTAAAGATATGGTGGGATGTCGTATTCCCTGCTCTCCTCCCCTTTTTTATTACTTCGGAAATATTGATGGGATTTGGCGTTGTTCATTTTATGGGAGTTCTTTTGGAACCGTTTATGAGGCCCATCTTTAATGTTCCGGGTACAGGAGCATTTGTTTTGGCCATGGGATTGGCATCAGGCTACCCCATCGGGGCAAAACTAACCGCTCGGTTAAGAGAACAAAAGCTC is drawn from Microaerobacter geothermalis and contains these coding sequences:
- the fabD gene encoding ACP S-malonyltransferase — protein: MKKIAFIFPGQGSQVVGMGKAIAEADKEAAEVFAIADEVLGYSLSKLCFEGPEEELRLTENTQPAILTTSMALYRIFQRSGVTPAYFAGHSLGEYSALVAGGALSVEEGIKIVHMRGRFMEEAVPAGQGAMSAVLGMDRGTLEKICQSVTNEGYLVQAANLNCPGQIVISGTAEGVQRAGALLKENGAKRVIPLSVSGPFHSSLMKPAALKLEGHLLKLSWKDPVAPIISNVDAKPAISTGQIISNLVQQVYHPVLWEDSVRWMIDAGIDTFVEIGPGNVLSGLVKKISREVTTISIQDPVSMEEGLQKLL
- a CDS encoding nucleotidyltransferase encodes the protein MQLESGDLMRTVGLIVEYNPLHNGHVYHFQESMKLTQATHSVAVMSGNFLQRGEPAIVNKWARTEMALSIGIDLVLEIPLLFATQSAEIFAHGAVSILHHSRCVDSLCFGSESGELDWLLEGAKKIAQESQRFKNNLKEYLSQGFSYPKAYGTALQSELKDWKIPLDQPNNILGFHYLLALERLKSPIVPMTIQRKKSGYNQKEFTDPSIASATAIRNQIFYQQGFHLESIAPYVPTTSLNILEREWKKGRGPVSWDDFYHTLTHLLLSKDETELSSIIHMEQGLPERIKKQLLISPDFISLMKQIKTKRYAWTRLQRLLLHTLLNITQQKAEQCEMNVGPAYIRVLGFSQKGQELLAKMKKRASLPIISRISKAKHPMLQLDVLGSQIYSLGYKASGHSGLRMEYEQPPIQLKH
- the rpmF gene encoding 50S ribosomal protein L32 produces the protein MAVPFRRTSKTRRNKRRTHFKLSVPGMVKCPHCGEWKLAHRVCKECGTYKGETVVEK
- a CDS encoding beta-ketoacyl-ACP synthase III, translated to MERSVGIWGLGSALPEKILTNLDLEKMVDTSDEWIVSRTGIRERRIASKSVASSDLALEASEKALKSAGISAEDLDLIIVATVTPDMLFPSTACIIQAKLGAKKAAAFDLSAACSGFIYGLATATQFIRNGMYEHVLVVGVECLSKITDWEDRNTCVLFGDGAGAAVLGPVKEGKGFLSFDLGADGTGRDSLKLPAGGSRLPASLETVEQKMHYVSMNGQEVFKFAVRVMENATETALEKAGLTKEKIDLLVPHQANIRIIDYAAKRLGLSEDKVMVNLDKYGNMSSATIPIAMDEALQEGKIKDGDILLLVAFGGGLTWGSSVLKWGR
- a CDS encoding YceD family protein yields the protein MITVSQLLQLKGKPLSIKEEFDLSGLAKSNKEIISISPVFFEGESGVQADIIMIKGTVSGQAELSCSRCLTPFTFLFHLPFSESFHQGIRGDWDDEVEVHQLKDDRIELSPYIEEKIILSLPFIPICKEECLGLCPQCGKNKNLESCECKMEKIDPRWAGLAALFSNEKEVK
- the fapR gene encoding transcription factor FapR encodes the protein MVKLRKKERQQQLLDQLKDNPFITDEELSKLFRVSIQTIRLDRMELGIPELRERIKHVAERQFDLVKSLPLEEVIGEIIDLRLDERAISILDIKKEHVFSRTGIARGHHIFAQANSLAVAVINEEMALTASATIRFIRPVRLGERLVAKAEVKSIEGEKSKVKVDTFVREELVFTSTFMIHRANLDSGGNEEVKESENSD
- a CDS encoding SepM family pheromone-processing serine protease, which produces MRVERKQWVFLIISLLFISLFYIQLPYYITQPGSAIDLKPIINVDNGYVNEKGKFMMTTVSMVKTNIPYFLVANLIPEYDLIPEKYILNPHETPEQYSERQLQVMKFSQDSALIVAFQRAGLPVSIKDNGALVIQIIPEMPAAEKLKIGDVITSVNGSSVKNSDELLSLLKGKKAGDQVNIEFIRGGKKYKETIALAPFPSDVNNERAGIGIGPATSREVILPRKVTIDTEQIGGPSAGLMFALEILNQLTPINLTKNYVIAGTGTIDEKGDVGPIGGIKHKVVAADKAGAEIFFAPNDNMGEDSNYSEALEQAKKIGTTMKIVPVKNIDDALSYLYQLEEKK
- a CDS encoding patatin-like phospholipase family protein, translating into MTVKPKIGLALGAGGARGFAHIGVLKVLLDHQIPIDFIAGSSIGSLVAVLYANDLDLKMLEKLAVHLKRKHWLDLTVPKMGFVQGEKIKELIRLLTHGKHIEDLSIPISVVATDLENGERVIFDKGSIERAVRASISIPGIFVPERVDGRLLVDGGVIDRVPITVAKDMGADLVIAVDVGPSEAKMGIESIFDVISRTIDIMGMEIFRTHILNADFLIRPEVGSYSSTDFNHIQEIISLGEVAALETVESIKERIDQWKGEKHEGRT
- the plsX gene encoding phosphate acyltransferase PlsX, whose protein sequence is MKIAIDAMGGDHAPNEVIKGAIDALCEWKDIHIILVGPIERVKPLVPDYLLDKVTIQPADGVIGMDEEPVQAIRRKKDSSMVVAVNLVKKGEADAVISAGNTGAYMASGLLHVGRIEGIERPALAPVFPTMDNRGTLVLDVGANMDAKPSHLQQYAVMGTIYAREVLGIKNPRVGLLNVGTEEKKGNSLVKEAFGLISNTSNLHFIGNVEARDIPYGICDILVCDGFTGNVVLKLTEGVSSAIFATLKEEFMKTPWSKLAALILRPGLRRFKQQMDYKEHGGAPLLGLKGVVIKAHGSSDGRAFKNAIRQARQFVIHDVVGQITKHVKGVSES